The window GGTTGTGTTAAATACAATagtacatcatcagcatatgAGATTTTGTGTACTTCCTTATTACTGTACCTTTTAATATTAACAGCATCTCTAATGAGTTGGGCTAGTGGTTTGATATTAATGGCAAACAGAAGGGGTGAGAGTGAGCACCCCTGTCTGCACCCCCGTTCTAATGGAAATCTATCAGACCTATAGCCGTTGACTTTGACCGCTGCCTGTGGAGAGGAGTAAAGTGTTTCTACCCAGTCAACAAAGTGTGGGCCAAATCCAAGATGTTCTATTGTATGGAATAGATATTTCCATGATACTCTGTCAAACGCCTTTTGGGCATCTAAGGATATGATTGCTGATtcaatctttctttctttttgagcAGTTATTATGTTCAGTCAGCGCCTTAGGTTATCAGCATAATATCTCCCTGTGATAAATCCCGTCTGATCAGGGTGTATGATTTGGGtgatacaggggttggacaatgaaactgaaacacctggttttagaccacaataatttattagtatggtgtagggcctccttttgcggccagtACAGCATCAATTCGTCTTGgaaatgacatatacaagtcctgcacagtggtcagagggattttaagccattcttcttgcaggatagtggccaggtcacgacatgatgctggtggaggaaaacgtttcctgactcgctcctccaaaacaccccaaagtggctcaataatatttagatctggtgactgtgcaggccatgggagatcttcaacttcactttcatgttcatcaaaccaatctttcaccagtcttgctgtgtgtattggtgcattgtcatcctgatacacagcACTGCCTTCAGggtacaatgtttgaaccactggatgcacatggtcctccagaatggttcggtagtccttggcagtgatgcgcctatctagcacaagtattgggccaagggaatgccatgatatggcagcccaaaccatcactgatccacccccatgcttcactctgggcatgcaacagtctgggtggtacgcttctttggggcttctccaaaCCGTAACTCttccggatgtggggaaaacagcaaaggtggactcatcagagaataatacatgtttcacattgtccacagcccaagatttgcgctccttgcaccattgaaaccgatgtttggcattggcacgagtgaccaaaggtttggctataggggcacctgggtggcttagtggtgaagccggcgaccacatacacacgccgcgttgcggcgcgggttcgcgtcccggcccggcaccgatttgcccgcgtgtcttcccctgtatctttccccatttcctgtctctctccactgtcacaaaaagccgctgtggccaaaaatgaaaaacaaaaaaaaaaaaaaaaaaaaggtttggctatagcagcccggccgtgtatattgaccctgtggagctcccgacggacagttttggtggagacaggagagttgaggtgatttgggcagccgtggttttgttttttggatacaatctgggttagcacccgaacatccctttcagacagcttcctcttgcgtccacagttaatcctgttggatgtggttcgtccttcttggtggtatgctgacattaccctggataccgtggctcttgatacatcacaaagacttgctgtcttggtcacagatgcgccagcaagacgtgcaccaacaatttgtcctcttttgaactctggtatgtcacccataatgctgtgtgcattgcaatattttgagcaaaactgtgctcttaccctgctaattggaccttcacactctgctcttactggtgcaatgtgcaattaataaAGATTGGCCACctggctggtccaatttagccacgaaacctcccacactaaaatgacaggtgtttcagtttcattgtccaacccctgtatatttATTAAGTCGGCTTGCTAAGATTGTTGTGAGTATGCATAGGTCTGTATTCAGTAGTGATACTGGTCTGTAGGACTGGTAGTCAGTGGGGTCCTTACCCTCTTTGTCTATTACTACTATAGTGGCCTCTGTCCAAGATGCTGCCATAGTTTTGGATTCTAGAGCATGATGATATGTTTTTAATAGTAGGggagccagaaggtccataaaaGTTTTATAAAATTCGTTAACACATCCATCTGGGCCTAGGCTTTTATTGTTCTTAAGTGGCTTAATCGCCTGCTTGACCTCCCACTCAATTGGTTGATCTAACTTTAAAGCTGCTTCTTCTGTCAATTGCCTCAATTTTATGTTACTTAAAAAGTCCGTGAGTTCTTGGTCATCAGTGCAAGTATCGGTATTCTTATATAATAATCTGTAAAATTTTGCAAAGGACTCTGCTATTTGGCCATGTTTTGTCACAGTGGTCTCTtggaattttattttatgaaccATGTTAGAGGATTGTTTCCTCAATTTGAGTGCTAGTAATCTATTTGCCTTCTGGCCATATTCATAATATTTTTGGTTAGTGAATCTCAGGTTGCCCTCCACTTTATCTGATAGTAGACTGTTTAGTTGTCTGTGAGTTGCGTTTAAGTCCTTCATGATGATGGCTGAAGCGTGTTGTTTAAATTCTAATTCCTTAATTTTGTTCTCTAAATCTTGTTGTGTACTGTTTTTTCCTTGCAGATGTGAAAGAAATAATGTAGCCCCAAAGAAATGCTTTGGCGCAATCCCATATTATCAGAGGTTTTGTTTCTGCAGATATATTAGTTTCTAAATATGTCTTTAACTCTTCTGTAACCAGTGCAATGAATGCTTTGTCACTGAGCAAGGATGTATTGAGCCTCCATTGCTTGGATGTTGGCCTGTGTCCCATGTCCCATTTTAATAAGACAGGTGCATGGTCAGAGATAGTAATAGGCAATATCTCTATATCCATTATTCTATGTAATTCTGACTTTGGAGTAAAGAAATAATCAATCCTAGAATAGGATGCATGCCTGCTTGAGTAGAAAGGAAACCTGGGAAACCTGCTTCTCCATATATCTACAAGTCCTCTCTGTCGTGTAGAGGGTGTGTTGGGCAGAGCTGGACCCAGACGCAGGACTCCGGATAACAACGTGGTATAAAAGGTGTTTGTTTGGgagacaaaagacacaaaaatacagaaacctTCTGGCATTAGACGAGGAGCAAAATACAAGGAAGGCAGGAACACACTAGGCACAACAACATCtacgcgacaacaggcagagaaaacacaggacttaaatacacagaagggctgatgagggcagaggaaacaggtgggaccACAGGTGATGCTGATTACCTAGAatgggggaagcaaaactgaagacaacagacatggaccagacaactatcaaagtaaaacaggaagacagaagagggagaTAAAGACGCAGActtgtcacaacactgggaacaaaacTCCATaagaaacacaggaggtcagagtAAATacaagacaaaacagacaaaagaccATACAAGATACAGGGGAGACGGGGACAAAGGGAACCAGAACATCAAAACACACTGGGGACTGAAactcaggaaaaataaaacttaacacaaaacgctgggcagacggcccaggacatgacactgtCTCTATAGGCTGATATTTAAGCATCTTACACATTCTAGAAATTGGAGTTTTTGGAGCAGGCAATCGGTCCATCATCTGTGAGAGAACACAATTGAAATCCCCACCCAGCAACAACAgcctgctgctgtattttaatattACATTAAATAGTGCAACAACACCCCGGTGCTGTATTTTAATATTACATTAAATAGTGACTTAATAAATCCAGGAGCCGTCTGTGTTGGGTGCATATACATTGATAAGTGACACTTCTATACCATCAATTGTTCCATTAACTAATACTTATCTCCCCTCTGTGTCTCTATGTAGCAATGTTTGTATGAAGTTTGTCTGCTTGTGCACAAGTGTGGCAATGCCCTTCTTTGATGAGTAAAAAGCCTTGTCTGcccaagatttttatttttttttatttttcatgttctgtCTGATAAATGGGTTTCTTGCAGAAATGCTATGACAGTTAATTTGTCTTAATTGAttcaatattttcttctttttgaccGGATTGTGTAGCCcttttacattatacattacaTTATATATATTAGCAGATCACCCATTATCTCTATGTAAGTTATGTTCTGACATCTCAGAATATATCAAATTATGTCAAGGAACTACTGCCCATGTTgctatattaaatattaaataaatattgaaacACTGCTCTTTTTGAAATACGAGGCGTGTCAGAAAAATTCCAGGACTGGTGTCACAAAAGATATATTTCAAATTCAAAAGTTTTTCCCTGCTAAGTTCCTTCAAATTCAcaatttcttaaaataaaaagatgcacaccaattttctttgatttcatgAGTTTTATTTCAAGAATAGGTTTTTGAAATATTTGAGTAAAGTTCATGTCTATACAACCATTTTCTCAAATATTTTCCATGCATATCAATACATCCATTCCATTGGGGCTGTACATAGCATTGCCTTTTAGTTCCCAATATATTATTCTGATACAATTATCATGAAACACATTTCTAAACAGTTAACACATAATTATGCTGTACCTCAATTGTCTTGGAAAATACTAAAAATTTGTGTAACAAGCTTTTGATACAACTGTGCATTACAGATAACATGTTCAGGATGAGGTTCTGAATGGTCACACTGAAATCAAGTCATACATTCAGCCCCACACtccttttagtgtttttgtttaatataaaaatgccaaatatgAACCAGCGGAtagcatatacatatacacatggTCACTATagatttatatacattttgaggTCAAGTGTGAACAGTAGTCTATCTGGATGTAAACTGGATGTAAAATCAGTACTTTTCAAGTTTGATTAACAGTAGAAATGTACACAAAATACACTAAACTAATATAAGGCTTGTGTGATTTGAAATCATACTTATACACAAAATACAGAGAGTAGGAGTACAAGGTAAAAATGGGACTAAGACAGAGATACTTAATAAAAGAGATACACGCACATCCAAAAAATTAACCTGGGTGCTGGATCCAAGCAAAACTCAATGAAAAAGGAGAAGGTCCGCACACCAAAAAGCTCCTTGAGaaattttaatccatcagtATTTAAAAGTAGTAACGTTTCGGGCTGGAATGTGGGTggagtctgaagaagggcattccAGCCCGAAACGTTACTACTTTTAAATACTGATGGACTAAGGCAGAGATACCCACATAAGCTTGATAAGCAATTGATGCATAAAGAATATGGCCAGATGGCATAGCTtcatatataaacaaaaactgTGGTTAATCACTTTTATCACTTATTTATTTGACACTTTAGGTATATTTTTGAGTACCTTTTATACAAATATAATCATATCACTTAATTATTTTAGACTTTTACAAGTATGGCAGGTATTGCCGTAGTGACACAATAACATAAGGCTTGCTTGATTTGAAATtacatttgtaattttttttttttttttttcaaggtgcTTATCTTGTATTTGAGCTgttgtaatgcgcaaatttccccatcgtgggatcattaaagtctTATCAGAAAGTTGACAGCCATTGTTCACACTATTTTTTCacaaggatgttgcaggcaacAGGGCCTCTGAAGGTGAATCCCAGGTAGAAGGTGATGTTTTCATTACTATGAGGCACTGAAGGTACATAAAGAGGCAGGATattgaatttctttttcttaggACCTTCAAGGTACACCACACGATCTTCAGTCCACCCAGAAACACGTTTCAGCATTGTGGCAATCTCTGTGATCTTCCACGCCTCACCACTAAACCATTTCATGCGTTTCTCAGAGACTGAGAACCACTTGGTGAATCTTTCAAACTTTTTCTTATGGACAAACTTGTCCAACCCATGTGCACTGCCCAGAAAAAAATGGGTGTAGAGCCTTCTCTTCCGCTGAGGAATGTCTTTCATCTTGGTCCAGTAGCCTTTTTCCAGGTGTTCAACAGCTGATTGCACAATTTCATATTTGGTTTCTTTCTCATGCTCTGTGTCATCATCCTCTGGCCAGAATAGCAAGGTAAGCAAAAACAGTGCACTTGGCAAACATTTCCTTTTATCAGATGGGaactggcgacaaagtgcttgTAGAGCTCTCAGAGGAGCCACTTTTTGATTTTGTGGTGACAGGCAGTTCAGAGAAATGTGGGCCGCTATGTAATTGACAATGTCCTTTTGACCAAATTTTGCATCTAATGGCTTGCTAGGGTAGAGAGAGAGGATGCGCTCTAGAAGTTTTACTGCATCCCTCTGATCAATTAGCTTGGACAGAATTGATGTTATGTTGCCACCACCAAGATGATAGATGACCATGCGTTTTTGGAAAGGAGTAAGATTAGATGGGTTTGCTTTCCCCTGCTTTAGGATTGCAGTACAATACGCTTCGCTGAAGTACTTTCCATattcagaggatttttttgcCAGCCATGTCAGTGGATGGCTTATCTTCTCCTCAGGGCTTTCAGATGTCTCTTCTTCATCTGCACCAATGTCTGTCTGGAAGTAACTCAGGTCCTCTGAAATCCATTCCAAGGCATCTTGCATTGCCTTGTGAAGTTTTTTCAAACGGTCATGTAAAGGTTCCCAAGCATCTTCAACTTCCTCGGGGATGTAGTCTGTTAACAGGTACTTCATACATTCTGCATGGCCATTggatttgtctgcaaacacgtGCAGCGAAGAGATCAGTTTGAGCAGGCTGCACCCGACCTCAACTTCACCAAAAAACCCTGAACTGTTAACATTTTCCATCTCAGCATCAGCTGCTCTCTCACATTCATGAAAACACTCGAGGGCTTTCAGGGCGGTTTCCACAGCATCTGCTGTATTTTGGGGGGTCTTTGGTATGTTTTCAAttgctttacattttgcttggaACCATTTCCTATAAACCTGCCCCTTTGTGTCAAGTATGTAGGAGTTGTTGGGCAGTTGTTTAGCTGCTGTCTCTGCCCAGTGTTTGGCCTCTTCAAACTTTTCATAAGTATAATGAAGACGAGCAAGTTGTTGTGCAAAGAATGGATCATTATGGAAACGCTGGAATGCTTCTGTGAGCAACTCAATTGCTTTGTCTGGGCTTTTCTCATTTCCACACACATGTTCAATGAAAGGAGAGAAACGGCTGTCATATTTGTCTCCTTTGCTTATTCTGGAGCGCCGGATGAAAAGTTGTCTCAAAAATGTGTGATACTCATCCCTGCCAAATCTATGCTCAAAGAGCACATCCTCACGGAGCAAATCCATTGCCAAACTGCTTTGGGTCTGTTGGGGTCCCAGAAGTTGCTGAAGAATTTCTTTTGCAACAAGTGGGTGGATGATTCTGATTGATTCAATGTGCGTCTTGTCATCTCGAAGGTGCAAGAAGACTAGTTTAGCTTGATCACTGAGGGATCTCTCAAACTCGTTTTGGCGAAACCTCTCCAAGTGAATCCTTAAGGCAAGCAGAGCTTCACAGTGGGACTGAGAGATGAAAGAGTTTTGAACATATGTGTTCAGCAATGCTACATAGTGAATGAGTCGAGTGACAACAGAGCGATGGTCAATGTCTTGGAGCAGATGTTTCACAAACTGATGAACATAATCCTCACTGAATCCTTCGCTCATCAGAACAAATGTCAGAATGAAGTTAGGCTCATATCGTTCCTCGAGTGCCTGTCGTTTTCCAGCAAGTTTTCTCTTCTCCTGATCAGACAGTTTATGGGTGACAGACACATTCTGTAAAGGAGACTCCTTGCATTTTTTCTCTGGATCATGGGAACGTCTGCAGCTGAGCAAAATGAAACATAGAGTGCCACACTGGATTTGTTTAACGTTAACTGCAACCTCTAGTTCGTTTCTGAGATCATCTAGATATTCTTTGTCTGTGTCTTCAATGAGGAGCAGCACTGGAAGACACCTCTGTGCATCCTTTTCTTCATATTCTCTTAGGTCAACTGCATGTTGGGCAACAACAGCAACTGAGTATGAAGGCTTCACAACTGCACACCTTACACTTTTTCTGTTGTTCCACAGCACTTGTCTTGCCACAGTGCTTCCGCCACTTCCCGGGTGATGGTAGATGTTTATGATATTCACTGGAGTTTGGTCTGCATTGTATTTCAAGGCATCATTGAGAAGCTTGGAAGCATCATGATAAGCATCTCTTTCAATGACCTCCTCAACAAATTTGTTCTGAGCAAGCCAGAAATTCAACCAAGTCACTCTCCCACCACGGTAGAACTGCTTTTCaatgttttctttctcctcatTGATGAAGTCTTTGCTTGTTTCATCACAATGATTGACTGTCAGAATTTCCAGTGAGTACATCTTTTCCTCAACATGTGTTTCAAGAAGACACGTCCCTTTCACAAAGACTGGCAAATGTTTGATGGCACACACTTTCACGGGTTGTACATGTTGCAGAGTTGCATTAATGTGACTCATTTTCATCCCAACAACACTGGAATTGTTTACAGCTTCTTTCCCACATGAACCCTCTGCAAAGCTTTGCCACTTATGGAAGTTTTCCTCTGATTCACAGATGCAGATGATGTCTTCATGACCTTCCATGTCTGTGAAAAACTCATTGAAGGTGTGCAAGAGTGGTTTCTCAACTGGTGATGCTAACAGAAATATGACCTGGAATGTGCCTTTTGGCAAGACCTGCTTACAGATCAAAGACACAGACTCTCGCAGGAAAGTCATTTTTGTCCTGATCCACGTCATTTCGTCACATGGAGTTTCATTTCCTTTGAAGTCAGTGCGACCATTGCAAAAGATCCAACTAGTTTGGTCGAACAAATACAGGTAGCTTGTGAATTCTCTGATGCTTGTGCCAGCAGGTATTCTGTAGCTTTGCAGAAAATGCATGTTTGCAGCACGATGTTGGAGGTATCTACTGCAAAGACCTGATATCTTTGAGTCCGGGTCAAAGTCAAACACGCAGAATATGTTCATGTTAAGCAGCCAGTCGATACTGGAAAGGTCATCAGGCTTGAATTTGTTTGTGACCAGTATGAaccatttttccttttcaatgAATTTCTTACCACTTGTCATCAACATGGTGAGTTTACGTCCGAGGTCTTGACACATCTCTGGAGCAAAGAGgaactgatttttttctgcttcttctctcTGAGCATCACGATCTTTGACTCTCTGATAAAAGTCACTTAGGTCTTTGTCACTCACTGGCTCCGTTTTTGAACCCACTCTTCGCAAAAACATCTCTTTCTCAAACTCCACTTTGTTGGTTGCTTCTTTGAAGTTTGGTAGACGGACTGCATACACTTTGCCCTTAACAATACGTATTGATGGCACAATGTCAGTCTCTATCACATACTTCTTTTCTGTCCCTTGTTGATCCATAACCTCAATGAACCTTGGTGGTCGCACACACTGGCGTACGTGCTCGTTGTCAGAGGAGAAACTCTTTTCAATGTAATCCAAAGCATCAACGTAAATATCCTTGTCTGTTACAGGAACACCAATTATCTCACCGTGCACATATCCTGCATCCTCCTTGCTGTCCATCACACCAAAGTGTATTGTACCATTCGATCTGACATTCATACAACCGGTTGCAAATTTAAGAACCTCTTTGGCAAATTTAGCTTGGAGTCTTGTGCGATCCAATGTAGTAGCTACAGCCAATGACTTGAATTCGTGGCATGGTGAAATCAGATTGAAAGCACCTGATTCAGGCTGCAGGATTCTGTGTTTTACATATAAGAAATCAATCCCTTCCTGATCGAATGGCCGTGGTTTGCAGTCTTCCTTTGAGGTCCACACGCATTGTTCCTGAGCTGTTTGTCTCCCCTCAAAGACATCCTGATCTCTCTCTGCAGTTTGTGCTGGAATGCCTTCACTTGCTGCTGGAAGACACTGAACTGCTTTTTTggtagtttttttcttcttttgacatttttgctggGAGTTGATAAGCTCATCTCTTTTCTGAATAATCAAATGAGCAGGCCCTAACTTcatgcagatttttgtttttaaaaagtcttcatTCAGTTCAAGTAAGATTTGTCCATCTACTTCTTCTTCAAAGAGCTTTTCTATGTACTGTTCCTTCACTGCAATCGATCTCAGCCAGGTGCTTACTTGAGATTCAGTCCACTCAGAAACATTGGGTGATTGCTGAGGTATGTCAGCTGtgagaggacaaaaaaagtaaGATCTGATTATACACAAAAGCATGAGTTAAACACACATAGTATGAGACATTTGTGAGAATTTATTCAAATTCCATTTTGCTTCTGAGTTTAAACTTCCTTACTCtattaaaattgtttttcttaaagAGAGATGGAAATTGGCGTTGGGCTGTGCAATTAATTGAATTTTGATTTTTGGCTCCAAAGATCACAATGtattcaacaacaaaaaagattaTTAAAATGATGTCACGCTACGCTCTGCAACTATACTCTTGCTTCTGCATTGGGTCTTTGCGGGGATTAAGCCATAACCGGAACCCACCCCTGAATTCAATTCAGTAACCTATGGCATAACCtgacgttttttgtttttgttttgtttttggcgtAACCTGATGTGCTTTTTGAATTTAttagtgagagaataacaataatCCTCTCAATATAGGGAATAATAATtatagcatcaatataagggcttacaaacatcagcaaatttttctgatcctttaatatattattttacttttttaaagtgtttcgggtgtcttccttcacaaaaaacctgtttacctgaaaTGACCCTACCAGTATTCTCTCCGTAGGTGTACTGGCACCGCACCGCACGCTGATCCGTCACCAAAAGCCCCAGAAACCGATTTAACTTACGTCCCTACCAATGTTAATGCTAAACCTTTTGAAAACATGTACAGGATCTGTCACTTTGTTGTGGCAGTCACAGAAATGTGACCAAATGTATTTGGTCTAAATGTTTTGGTCCTGTTTCTTATTATTAGTCATGATAACTGacattacctttctatttatttattgtttaatttataatgtatttatattgcaattttatattctatattttattttcaatttagtatTTTAAGAGATTGTAGAACTGCACAATATTTCAAGGGATTGACTTCTCTTTAAGTGCAAAAAATGCAGTATaccaaaataattgtgattgatttatttttttttttctttttccataatCAAGCAGCATGTGGCTAGAGCCTagaaaagttttacagcctcctcctgaATAAATAGATCTGTCAATATGCTTCTCACCCACCATATTGACAGCTGAAGtaacagtggactgacagcctaCCCATGCAGCAAAAGACTCCAGGGAGGATCCAGTCCAGAGTCAGTTTGCTATCTGGGTATGCTTACTACCAATGAACGGCCGCCAGACTTATTGATTATTATTCATATATGTTACAAAGTGT is drawn from Archocentrus centrarchus isolate MPI-CPG fArcCen1 chromosome 8, fArcCen1, whole genome shotgun sequence and contains these coding sequences:
- the samd9l gene encoding sterile alpha motif domain-containing protein 9-like gives rise to the protein MADIPQQSPNVSEWTESQVSTWLRSIAVKEQYIEKLFEEEVDGQILLELNEDFLKTKICMKLGPAHLIIQKRDELINSQQKCQKKKKTTKKAVQCLPAASEGIPAQTAERDQDVFEGRQTAQEQCVWTSKEDCKPRPFDQEGIDFLYVKHRILQPESGAFNLISPCHEFKSLAVATTLDRTRLQAKFAKEVLKFATGCMNVRSNGTIHFGVMDSKEDAGYVHGEIIGVPVTDKDIYVDALDYIEKSFSSDNEHVRQCVRPPRFIEVMDQQGTEKKYVIETDIVPSIRIVKGKVYAVRLPNFKEATNKVEFEKEMFLRRVGSKTEPVSDKDLSDFYQRVKDRDAQREEAEKNQFLFAPEMCQDLGRKLTMLMTSGKKFIEKEKWFILVTNKFKPDDLSSIDWLLNMNIFCVFDFDPDSKISGLCSRYLQHRAANMHFLQSYRIPAGTSIREFTSYLYLFDQTSWIFCNGRTDFKGNETPCDEMTWIRTKMTFLRESVSLICKQVLPKGTFQVIFLLASPVEKPLLHTFNEFFTDMEGHEDIICICESEENFHKWQSFAEGSCGKEAVNNSSVVGMKMSHINATLQHVQPVKVCAIKHLPVFVKGTCLLETHVEEKMYSLEILTVNHCDETSKDFINEEKENIEKQFYRGGRVTWLNFWLAQNKFVEEVIERDAYHDASKLLNDALKYNADQTPVNIINIYHHPGSGGSTVARQVLWNNRKSVRCAVVKPSYSVAVVAQHAVDLREYEEKDAQRCLPVLLLIEDTDKEYLDDLRNELEVAVNVKQIQCGTLCFILLSCRRSHDPEKKCKESPLQNVSVTHKLSDQEKRKLAGKRQALEERYEPNFILTFVLMSEGFSEDYVHQFVKHLLQDIDHRSVVTRLIHYVALLNTYVQNSFISQSHCEALLALRIHLERFRQNEFERSLSDQAKLVFLHLRDDKTHIESIRIIHPLVAKEILQQLLGPQQTQSSLAMDLLREDVLFEHRFGRDEYHTFLRQLFIRRSRISKGDKYDSRFSPFIEHVCGNEKSPDKAIELLTEAFQRFHNDPFFAQQLARLHYTYEKFEEAKHWAETAAKQLPNNSYILDTKGQVYRKWFQAKCKAIENIPKTPQNTADAVETALKALECFHECERAADAEMENVNSSGFFGEVEVGCSLLKLISSLHVFADKSNGHAECMKYLLTDYIPEEVEDAWEPLHDRLKKLHKAMQDALEWISEDLSYFQTDIGADEEETSESPEEKISHPLTWLAKKSSEYGKYFSEAYCTAILKQGKANPSNLTPFQKRMVIYHLGGGNITSILSKLIDQRDAVKLLERILSLYPSKPLDAKFGQKDIVNYIAAHISLNCLSPQNQKVAPLRALQALCRQFPSDKRKCLPSALFLLTLLFWPEDDDTEHEKETKYEIVQSAVEHLEKGYWTKMKDIPQRKRRLYTHFFLGSAHGLDKFVHKKKFERFTKWFSVSEKRMKWFSGEAWKITEIATMLKRVSGWTEDRVVYLEGPKKKKFNILPLYVPSVPHSNENITFYLGFTFRGPVACNILVKK